The Saccharothrix variisporea genome has a segment encoding these proteins:
- the tal gene encoding transaldolase, whose protein sequence is MTANPLAQLSEAGVSIWLDDLSRERLNTGNLADLVANQHVVGVTTNPTIFATALSKGSAYDEQVRELAGRGADTDAAVREITTTDVRNACDLFRDIYTATDGVDGRVSIEVDPRLAHDTEATIAEALDLAKAVDRPNLLVKIPATIAGLPAITKVLAEGISVNVTLIFSTERYRDVMEAFIAGLEQAKANGHDLRGIHSVASFFVSRVDTEIDKRLDALGTERAKELRGQAAIANARLAYAAFEETFRGERWEALAAEGARAQRPLWASTGVKDPAYSDTRYVDELVVADTVNTMPEKTLHAVADHGRITGDTVTGRAAQAQEVFDGLAEVGIDLDDVFAVLETEGVDKFEKSWAELLETVTGQLNQAKG, encoded by the coding sequence ATGACTGCCAACCCGCTGGCCCAGCTCAGCGAAGCCGGTGTCTCGATCTGGCTGGACGACCTGTCCCGCGAGCGGCTGAACACCGGCAACCTCGCCGACCTGGTCGCCAACCAGCACGTGGTGGGCGTGACCACCAACCCGACCATCTTCGCCACGGCCCTGTCCAAGGGCAGCGCGTACGACGAGCAGGTGCGCGAGCTGGCCGGGCGCGGCGCGGACACCGACGCCGCCGTCCGCGAGATCACCACCACGGACGTGCGCAACGCGTGCGACCTGTTCCGCGACATCTACACCGCCACCGACGGCGTGGACGGCCGCGTGTCCATCGAGGTCGACCCGCGCCTGGCGCACGACACCGAGGCCACCATCGCCGAGGCGCTGGACCTGGCCAAGGCCGTGGACCGGCCGAACCTGCTGGTCAAGATCCCGGCGACGATCGCGGGCCTCCCGGCGATCACCAAGGTGCTGGCCGAGGGCATCAGCGTGAACGTGACGCTGATCTTCTCCACCGAGCGCTACCGCGACGTCATGGAGGCGTTCATCGCGGGTCTGGAGCAGGCCAAGGCCAACGGCCACGACCTGCGCGGCATCCACTCCGTGGCCTCGTTCTTCGTGTCCCGGGTGGACACCGAGATCGACAAGCGGCTGGACGCGCTGGGCACCGAGCGCGCCAAGGAGCTGCGCGGCCAGGCCGCGATCGCCAACGCGCGCCTCGCGTACGCGGCGTTCGAGGAGACCTTCCGGGGTGAGCGCTGGGAGGCGCTGGCCGCCGAGGGCGCCCGCGCGCAGCGCCCGCTGTGGGCCTCGACCGGCGTGAAGGACCCGGCCTACTCCGACACCCGGTACGTGGACGAGCTGGTCGTAGCCGACACAGTCAACACGATGCCGGAGAAGACCCTGCACGCCGTCGCCGACCACGGCAGGATCACCGGTGACACCGTGACCGGGCGGGCCGCCCAGGCGCAGGAGGTCTTCGACGGACTGGCCGAGGTCGGCATCGACCTCGACGACGTGTTCGCCGTGCTGGAGACCGAGGGCGTCGACAAGTTCGAGAAGTCGTGGGCGGAGCTGCTGGAGACGGTGACCGGACAACTGAACCAGGCAAAGGGCTGA
- a CDS encoding sigma-70 family RNA polymerase sigma factor: MFADNRTVPLPETVTPETVQAALAGDRRSVDRLLKVVRPAVLRYCRARLSSGTADDVAQEVCLAVLQALPRYQDQGRPFLAFVYGIASHKVADAHRYNARNRVDVMADVPDGPVTDLGPEALVLRGELSEEMSRLLDLLPAKQREILVLRVVVGLSAEETAEAVESTPGAVRVAQHRALTRLRKAVLENMACL; the protein is encoded by the coding sequence GTGTTCGCCGACAACCGGACGGTCCCGTTACCCGAGACGGTCACGCCAGAGACAGTGCAGGCCGCTCTCGCGGGTGACCGCCGCTCGGTCGACCGCCTGCTGAAGGTGGTGCGCCCCGCAGTACTGCGCTACTGCCGAGCACGCCTGAGCTCGGGCACGGCCGACGACGTGGCCCAGGAGGTCTGCCTGGCCGTCCTCCAAGCCCTCCCCCGCTACCAGGACCAGGGCCGCCCCTTCCTGGCCTTCGTCTACGGCATCGCCTCCCACAAGGTCGCCGACGCACACCGCTACAACGCCCGCAACCGCGTCGACGTGATGGCCGACGTACCGGACGGCCCGGTGACCGACCTCGGCCCGGAGGCGCTGGTGCTGCGCGGTGAGCTGTCGGAGGAGATGTCGCGTTTGCTGGACCTGCTGCCGGCGAAGCAGCGGGAGATCCTGGTGCTGCGGGTGGTCGTGGGGTTGTCGGCGGAGGAGACGGCGGAGGCGGTCGAGTCCACGCCGGGGGCGGTGCGGGTGGCCCAGCACCGGGCGTTGACGCGGCTGCGCAAGGCGGTGCTGGAGAACATGGCCTGCCTGTGA
- the zwf gene encoding glucose-6-phosphate dehydrogenase → MTAPTKRNPLRDPRDKRLPRIAGPCGLVIFGVTGDLSRKKLMPAIYDLANRGLLPPGFALVGFARRDWADQDFMQVVHDAVKQHARTPFRQEVWDQLAEGIRFVQGTFDDDTAFDTLAATIADLDRERGTGGNHAFYLSVPPSAFTTVVNQLKRAGLASPPHDNPTQWRRVVIEKPFGHDLHSAKQLNKIVNDVFPEESVFRIDHYLGKETVQNILALRFANQLYEPIWNANYVDHVQITMAEDIGLGGRAGYYDGIGAARDVIQNHLLQLLALTAMEEPVSFRPSDLRAEKVKVLSATRPVGPFDETTARGQYTGGWQGGQKVPGLLEEGGFAKDSTTETYAAITCEINTRRWAGVPFYLRTGKRLGRRVTEVAVVFKRAPHLPFDDTATEELGQNALVVRVQPDEGVTMRFGSKVPGNTMEVRDVTMDFGYGHAFTESSPEAYERLLLDVLLGEPSLFPKNDEVELSWEILDPVLKHWAATGAPEKYKAGTWGPASADEMLARTGRHWRRP, encoded by the coding sequence GTGACCGCTCCCACCAAGCGCAACCCGCTGCGCGACCCCCGGGACAAGCGGCTGCCGCGCATCGCCGGACCGTGCGGCCTGGTGATCTTCGGCGTGACCGGTGACCTGTCGCGCAAGAAGCTCATGCCCGCGATCTACGACCTGGCCAACCGGGGCCTGCTGCCGCCGGGCTTCGCGCTCGTCGGCTTCGCCCGCCGCGACTGGGCCGACCAGGACTTCATGCAGGTCGTGCACGACGCGGTCAAGCAGCACGCGCGCACGCCGTTCCGCCAGGAGGTCTGGGACCAGCTCGCCGAGGGCATCCGGTTCGTCCAGGGCACGTTCGACGACGACACCGCCTTCGACACGCTGGCCGCCACGATCGCCGACCTGGACCGCGAGCGGGGCACCGGCGGCAACCACGCGTTCTACCTGTCGGTGCCGCCCAGCGCGTTCACCACCGTGGTCAACCAGCTCAAGCGCGCGGGCCTCGCGAGCCCGCCGCACGACAACCCGACGCAGTGGCGCCGGGTGGTCATCGAGAAGCCGTTCGGCCACGACCTGCACAGCGCCAAGCAGCTCAACAAGATCGTCAACGACGTCTTCCCCGAGGAGTCGGTGTTCCGCATCGACCACTACCTCGGCAAGGAGACCGTCCAGAACATCCTGGCGCTGCGCTTCGCCAACCAGCTCTACGAACCCATTTGGAACGCCAACTACGTCGACCACGTGCAGATCACCATGGCCGAGGACATCGGCCTGGGCGGTCGCGCGGGCTACTACGACGGCATCGGCGCGGCCCGGGACGTGATCCAGAACCACCTGCTCCAGCTGCTCGCCCTCACGGCGATGGAGGAGCCGGTGTCCTTCCGGCCCAGCGACCTGCGGGCGGAGAAGGTCAAGGTGCTGTCCGCGACCCGGCCCGTCGGCCCGTTCGACGAGACCACCGCGCGCGGCCAGTACACCGGTGGCTGGCAGGGCGGGCAGAAGGTGCCCGGCCTGCTGGAGGAGGGCGGCTTCGCCAAGGACTCCACCACCGAGACCTACGCGGCGATCACGTGCGAGATCAACACCCGCCGCTGGGCCGGGGTGCCGTTCTACCTGCGCACCGGCAAGCGGCTGGGCCGCCGCGTCACCGAGGTGGCCGTGGTGTTCAAGCGCGCGCCGCACCTGCCCTTCGACGACACCGCCACCGAGGAGCTGGGGCAGAACGCCCTGGTCGTGCGGGTGCAGCCGGACGAGGGCGTGACCATGCGGTTCGGGTCGAAGGTGCCGGGCAACACCATGGAGGTCCGGGACGTCACGATGGACTTCGGGTACGGCCACGCCTTCACCGAGTCCTCCCCCGAGGCCTACGAGCGGCTGCTGCTGGACGTGCTGCTCGGCGAGCCGTCGCTGTTCCCGAAGAACGACGAGGTCGAGCTGTCCTGGGAGATCCTGGACCCGGTCCTCAAGCACTGGGCCGCCACCGGCGCGCCGGAGAAGTACAAGGCAGGCACCTGGGGACCGGCGTCGGCGGACGAGATGCTGGCCCGCACCGGCAGGCACTGGAGGCGTCCGTGA
- a CDS encoding heme o synthase, whose translation MSAVSELPARSPRQVVGAYVALTKPRVIELLLITTIPAMLLAARGLPPLWLIACTLAGGTLAAGSANALNCYVDADIDSVMKRTGARPLAQNAIPPRNALVFGVVLGVLSFAFLWLTTNLISAVFAVATILFYIFVYTLVLKRRTSQNIIWGGMAGCMPVIIGWSSVTGTVAWPALVMFGVIFFWTPPHTWALAMKFKEDYARAGVPMLPVVATAQQVTRQIVIYSWITVVCTLLLAPVTSWVYVAVAALSGVWFAVFAHRLHGVVRRGGSTNTMKFFHMSNLYLMLVFCGLAVDAVLGLPVLGWPF comes from the coding sequence ATGAGTGCCGTCAGCGAGCTTCCGGCGCGGTCGCCCCGACAGGTGGTCGGGGCGTACGTGGCCCTCACCAAGCCGCGCGTCATCGAGCTGCTGCTGATCACGACCATCCCGGCGATGCTCCTGGCCGCCCGCGGCCTCCCGCCGCTGTGGCTGATCGCGTGCACCCTGGCCGGCGGCACCCTGGCCGCGGGCTCGGCGAACGCGCTGAACTGCTACGTCGACGCCGACATCGACTCGGTCATGAAGCGCACGGGCGCCCGGCCCCTGGCCCAGAACGCCATCCCACCGCGCAACGCCCTGGTCTTCGGCGTGGTGCTGGGGGTGCTGTCGTTCGCGTTCCTGTGGCTGACGACGAACCTGATCTCGGCGGTGTTCGCCGTCGCGACGATCCTGTTCTACATCTTCGTCTACACGCTGGTGCTCAAGCGCCGGACGTCCCAGAACATCATCTGGGGCGGCATGGCGGGCTGCATGCCGGTGATCATCGGCTGGTCGTCGGTGACCGGGACGGTCGCGTGGCCGGCGCTCGTGATGTTCGGCGTGATCTTCTTCTGGACCCCGCCGCACACGTGGGCGCTGGCGATGAAGTTCAAGGAGGACTACGCGCGGGCCGGCGTGCCGATGCTCCCCGTGGTGGCGACGGCACAGCAGGTGACGCGGCAGATCGTGATCTACTCGTGGATCACCGTGGTGTGCACGCTGCTGCTGGCCCCGGTCACGTCGTGGGTGTACGTGGCGGTGGCGGCCCTGTCGGGCGTGTGGTTCGCCGTGTTCGCGCACCGGCTGCACGGGGTGGTGCGGCGGGGCGGGTCGACGAACACGATGAAGTTCTTCCACATGTCGAACCTGTACTTGATGCTGGTGTTCTGCGGCCTGGCGGTCGACGCGGTCCTGGGCCTGCCGGTCCTGGGCTGGCCCTTCTAG
- a CDS encoding FKBP-type peptidyl-prolyl cis-trans isomerase: protein MRTVGRTALALVPLLSAGLALTACTASDRPSTQTTTPSATATPTSEAQAEALPTPTGPPCEPAQYQVTGEPGAKPAITVPAGCKPQDGLLVRDLTEGTGAEIKLGSTAELHYVLATFRDRLTREASWDAGRPFEVKNIGQGRVIQGWNEGLIGLKEGGRRLLVVPPEKGYPQGNGSIQPGETLIFVVDAVKVQG, encoded by the coding sequence ATGCGTACTGTCGGCCGTACGGCCCTGGCTCTCGTGCCCCTGTTGTCCGCCGGTCTGGCGCTGACCGCGTGCACCGCGAGCGACCGGCCGTCCACCCAGACCACCACCCCGTCGGCGACCGCCACCCCGACCAGCGAGGCGCAGGCCGAGGCCCTGCCCACGCCCACCGGCCCGCCGTGCGAGCCGGCCCAGTACCAGGTGACCGGCGAGCCCGGCGCGAAGCCCGCGATCACCGTGCCGGCCGGCTGCAAGCCGCAGGACGGCCTGCTGGTCCGGGACCTCACCGAGGGCACCGGCGCGGAGATCAAGCTGGGCTCCACCGCCGAGCTGCACTACGTCCTGGCGACCTTCCGCGACCGCCTGACCCGCGAGGCCTCCTGGGACGCGGGCCGGCCCTTCGAGGTGAAGAACATCGGCCAGGGCCGCGTGATCCAGGGCTGGAACGAGGGCCTGATCGGCCTGAAGGAAGGCGGACGCCGCCTGCTGGTGGTGCCGCCGGAGAAGGGCTACCCGCAGGGCAACGGCTCGATCCAGCCGGGCGAGACGCTGATCTTCGTCGTGGACGCCGTCAAGGTGCAGGGCTGA
- the tkt gene encoding transketolase — protein sequence MSVTDDITRLTEAHLPDDWTELDKRAVDTARVLAADAVQKVGNGHPGTAMSLAPLAYTLFQRVMRHDPADPDWVGRDRFVLSAGHSSLTLYIQLFLSGYGLELDDLKALRTWGSQTPGHPEHRHTPGVEITTGPLGQGLASAVGMAMGARRERGLWDPETPLGQSPFDHHIFVIASDGDIEEGVTSEASSLAGTQKLGNLTVIYDDNKISIEDDTTIALSEDTAKRYEAYGWHVQVVEGGENVSGILQALENAKAETERPSFILLRTVIGYPAPNKQNTGAAHGAALGADEVKAVKEILGFDPEQTFEVADEVLDHAREVVKRGEAAKAEWQSSFDAWAAANPERKALFDRLVARELPEGWADALPSWDPDPKGVPTRKASGETLTALADVLPELWGGSADLAESNLTTMKGSDSFGPESISTGMWKAHPYGRTLHFGVREHAMGSILNGIALHGPTRPYGGTFLVFSDYMRPAVRLAALMKSPVTYVWTHDSIGLGEDGPTHQPIEHLAALRAIPGLSVVRPGDANETAAAWKATIEQTEGPVGLALSRQNLPVLEGTKEKALEGVKRGGYVLAGEGEPELVIIATGSELQIAAEARKVLEAEGVATRVVSMPSVEWFDAQDEAYRESVLPSSVKARVIVEAGIAQPWYRFAGDAGEIVSIEHFGASADYQTLFREFGFTTENVVAAARRSLAKVR from the coding sequence GTGTCCGTCACCGATGACATCACCCGGCTGACCGAGGCCCATCTGCCCGACGACTGGACGGAGCTCGACAAGCGCGCCGTCGACACTGCGCGTGTCCTCGCCGCGGACGCCGTGCAGAAGGTCGGCAACGGTCACCCCGGCACCGCCATGAGCCTGGCGCCGCTGGCCTACACCCTGTTCCAGCGCGTGATGCGCCACGACCCCGCCGACCCGGACTGGGTGGGCCGCGACCGGTTCGTGCTCAGCGCGGGCCACTCCAGCCTGACCCTCTACATCCAGCTGTTCCTGTCCGGCTACGGCCTGGAGCTGGACGACCTCAAGGCGCTGCGCACGTGGGGCTCGCAGACCCCCGGCCACCCCGAGCACCGCCACACCCCCGGCGTGGAGATCACCACCGGTCCGCTGGGCCAGGGCCTGGCCTCCGCGGTCGGCATGGCGATGGGCGCGCGCCGCGAGCGCGGTCTGTGGGACCCGGAGACCCCGCTGGGCCAGAGCCCGTTCGACCACCACATCTTCGTGATCGCCTCCGACGGCGACATCGAGGAGGGTGTGACCTCCGAGGCGTCCTCGCTGGCGGGCACCCAGAAGCTGGGCAACCTCACGGTGATCTACGACGACAACAAGATCTCCATCGAGGACGACACCACGATCGCCCTGTCCGAGGACACCGCCAAGCGCTACGAGGCGTACGGCTGGCACGTCCAGGTCGTCGAGGGCGGCGAGAACGTCTCCGGCATCCTCCAGGCGCTGGAGAACGCCAAGGCCGAGACCGAGCGGCCCTCGTTCATCCTGCTGCGCACGGTCATCGGCTACCCGGCGCCCAACAAGCAGAACACCGGTGCGGCGCACGGCGCGGCGCTGGGCGCGGACGAGGTCAAGGCCGTCAAGGAGATCCTGGGCTTCGACCCGGAGCAGACCTTCGAGGTCGCCGACGAGGTGCTCGACCACGCCCGCGAGGTCGTCAAGCGCGGCGAGGCGGCCAAGGCCGAGTGGCAGTCCTCCTTCGACGCGTGGGCGGCGGCCAACCCGGAGCGCAAGGCGCTGTTCGACCGCCTGGTCGCCCGCGAGCTGCCCGAGGGCTGGGCGGACGCGCTGCCGTCGTGGGACCCGGACCCCAAGGGCGTGCCGACCCGCAAGGCCTCCGGTGAGACGCTGACCGCGCTGGCCGACGTGCTGCCGGAGCTGTGGGGCGGTTCGGCCGACCTCGCCGAGTCCAACCTGACCACGATGAAGGGCTCGGACTCGTTCGGCCCCGAGTCGATCTCCACGGGCATGTGGAAGGCCCACCCGTACGGCCGCACGCTGCACTTCGGCGTCCGTGAGCACGCCATGGGCTCGATCCTCAACGGCATCGCGCTGCACGGCCCGACCCGCCCGTACGGCGGCACCTTCCTGGTGTTCTCCGACTACATGCGCCCGGCGGTCCGCCTGGCCGCGCTGATGAAGTCGCCGGTCACCTACGTGTGGACGCACGACTCCATCGGCCTGGGCGAGGACGGCCCGACGCACCAGCCGATCGAGCACCTGGCCGCGCTGCGGGCGATCCCGGGCCTGTCCGTGGTGCGCCCCGGCGACGCCAACGAGACCGCCGCGGCGTGGAAGGCGACCATCGAGCAGACCGAGGGTCCCGTGGGCCTCGCGCTGTCCCGCCAGAACCTGCCGGTGCTGGAGGGCACGAAGGAGAAGGCGCTCGAGGGCGTCAAGCGCGGCGGCTACGTGCTGGCCGGCGAGGGCGAGCCGGAGCTGGTGATCATCGCCACGGGCTCGGAGCTGCAGATCGCGGCCGAGGCGCGGAAGGTGCTGGAGGCCGAGGGCGTTGCCACCCGGGTGGTGTCCATGCCGTCCGTCGAGTGGTTCGACGCGCAGGACGAGGCCTACCGCGAGTCGGTGCTCCCGTCGTCGGTGAAGGCGCGCGTGATCGTCGAGGCCGGCATCGCGCAGCCGTGGTACCGGTTCGCCGGTGACGCGGGCGAGATCGTGTCGATCGAGCACTTCGGCGCCTCCGCCGACTACCAGACGCTGTTCCGGGAGTTCGGCTTCACCACCGAGAACGTCGTCGCGGCGGCCCGCCGGTCGCTGGCCAAGGTCCGCTGA
- a CDS encoding quinone oxidoreductase family protein, producing the protein MPKAVVVRATGGPEALEFGEVEARTPGSGELLVDVAAAGVNYIDTYQREGRYPLPLPFGIGLEGAGRVAAVGPDVTGFAVGDRVAWAHAQGSYAEQAVVPAAAVVPVPDGVDDDTAAALLLQGMTAHYLVASTYPVQEGDTVLVHAAAGGVGLLLVQLAKARGGRVIATVSTEAKEALAREAGADEVIRYDQVDFAPVVRELTGGKGVAAVYDGVGASTFDGSLASLKPRGYLVLFGASSGPVPPLDPQRLNQAGSVYLTRPSLGAYTATREELEWRARELFAAVEAGDLKIRIGGRYALADARKAHEDLEGRRTTGKLLLVP; encoded by the coding sequence ATGCCCAAGGCAGTGGTGGTGCGCGCGACCGGCGGACCCGAGGCGCTGGAGTTCGGCGAGGTCGAGGCGCGCACACCGGGCTCGGGGGAGCTGCTGGTGGACGTCGCCGCGGCCGGCGTCAACTACATCGACACCTACCAGCGCGAGGGCCGCTACCCGCTGCCCCTGCCCTTCGGCATCGGGCTGGAGGGCGCGGGCCGGGTCGCGGCGGTCGGGCCGGACGTGACCGGGTTCGCCGTGGGCGACCGGGTCGCGTGGGCGCACGCCCAGGGCAGCTACGCGGAGCAGGCGGTCGTGCCGGCGGCGGCGGTCGTGCCGGTGCCCGACGGCGTGGACGACGACACGGCCGCGGCGCTGCTGTTGCAGGGCATGACCGCGCACTACCTGGTGGCCTCGACGTACCCGGTGCAGGAGGGCGACACGGTCCTGGTGCACGCCGCCGCGGGCGGGGTGGGTCTGCTGCTGGTGCAGCTGGCCAAGGCGCGCGGGGGCCGGGTGATCGCCACGGTGTCCACGGAGGCCAAGGAGGCGCTGGCGCGGGAGGCGGGCGCGGACGAGGTGATCCGGTACGACCAGGTCGACTTCGCGCCCGTCGTCCGGGAGCTGACCGGTGGCAAGGGCGTGGCGGCGGTGTACGACGGCGTCGGCGCGTCGACCTTCGACGGCAGCCTGGCGAGCCTCAAGCCGCGCGGTTACCTGGTGCTGTTCGGCGCGTCCAGCGGTCCGGTGCCGCCGCTGGACCCGCAGCGCCTCAACCAGGCCGGGTCGGTGTACCTGACCCGTCCGTCGTTGGGCGCCTACACCGCGACCCGCGAGGAGCTGGAGTGGCGGGCGCGGGAGCTGTTCGCGGCCGTGGAGGCGGGCGACCTGAAGATCCGCATCGGCGGCCGGTACGCGCTGGCCGACGCCCGCAAGGCCCACGAGGACCTCGAAGGCCGCCGCACCACGGGCAAGCTGCTGCTGGTGCCGTGA
- a CDS encoding glucose-6-phosphate isomerase yields the protein MTEVISVEIVRSPNEDQVATVVGDLVRDQAASKLTAGDATLWGPEAESEASIRLAWTTLHETSRPLVAEIEALRDELRAEGVDRVVLAGMGGSSLAPEVITGTAGVPLVVLDTTDPGQVAEALEGDLTRTVLVVSSKSGGTVETDSHRRIFEKAFADEGVDAASRIVVVTDPGSPLEAASREAGYRKVFLADPHVGGRYSALTAFGLVPAGLAGADIGALLDEAAAAAPLVSADSADNPAIVLAATFAVAHAHGAEKIVFADTGSGIKGFGDWAEQLIAESTGKNGTGLLPVVVEGAGAPGFVDARSDATTVAIGPATGSSSVAVEGSLGAQFLVWEYATALVGRVLEINPFDQPDVEAAKKAARSLLDAPAASSAQPAFVDGPIEVYPSEGWLSPDVKTVADAIKALVAAAPDHGYLSVQAYLDRIDDASFALTRAELAQRSHLQTTFGWGPRFLHSTGQYHKGGHQNGVFLQLTGASEVQLDVPGRPYDLSTLQLAQALGDGQVLAERGRPVLRLHLTDRVAGLAQLVEAIQEDGS from the coding sequence ATGACTGAGGTGATCTCCGTGGAGATCGTCCGCTCGCCCAACGAAGACCAGGTCGCCACGGTGGTGGGCGACCTGGTCCGCGACCAGGCCGCGAGCAAGCTCACCGCCGGGGACGCCACGCTGTGGGGTCCCGAGGCGGAGTCCGAGGCGTCCATCCGCCTCGCGTGGACCACCCTGCACGAGACGTCGCGGCCCCTGGTCGCCGAGATCGAGGCGCTGCGCGACGAGCTGCGCGCCGAGGGCGTGGACCGGGTGGTGCTCGCGGGCATGGGCGGCTCGTCGCTCGCGCCCGAGGTCATCACCGGCACCGCCGGCGTGCCGCTGGTCGTGCTGGACACCACCGACCCCGGCCAGGTCGCCGAGGCCCTGGAGGGCGACCTGACCCGCACGGTGCTCGTGGTGTCGTCCAAGTCGGGCGGCACCGTGGAGACCGACAGCCACCGCCGGATCTTCGAGAAGGCGTTCGCCGACGAGGGCGTGGACGCCGCATCGCGGATCGTCGTGGTGACCGACCCGGGTTCGCCGCTGGAGGCCGCCTCCCGCGAGGCCGGGTACCGCAAGGTGTTCCTGGCCGACCCGCACGTGGGCGGCCGGTACTCGGCGCTGACCGCGTTCGGCCTGGTGCCCGCCGGTCTGGCGGGCGCCGACATCGGCGCGCTGCTGGACGAGGCCGCTGCCGCCGCTCCCCTGGTCTCGGCGGACTCCGCCGACAACCCGGCGATCGTGCTCGCCGCGACCTTCGCGGTGGCGCACGCGCACGGCGCGGAGAAGATCGTCTTCGCCGACACCGGGTCGGGCATCAAGGGCTTCGGCGACTGGGCCGAGCAGCTGATCGCCGAGTCGACCGGCAAGAACGGCACCGGCCTGCTGCCGGTCGTCGTGGAGGGCGCGGGCGCGCCCGGCTTCGTGGACGCCCGCTCCGACGCCACGACCGTCGCGATCGGACCGGCCACCGGCTCGTCGTCGGTCGCGGTCGAGGGCTCGCTGGGCGCGCAGTTCCTGGTGTGGGAGTACGCCACCGCGCTGGTGGGGCGGGTGCTGGAGATCAACCCGTTCGACCAGCCCGACGTGGAGGCGGCGAAGAAGGCGGCACGGTCCCTTCTGGACGCTCCCGCCGCGTCGTCGGCGCAACCGGCCTTTGTGGACGGTCCGATCGAGGTGTACCCGAGCGAGGGCTGGCTGTCGCCGGACGTGAAGACCGTCGCCGACGCGATCAAGGCGCTCGTCGCCGCCGCGCCGGACCACGGCTACCTGTCCGTGCAGGCCTACCTGGACCGGATCGACGACGCCTCCTTCGCGCTGACCCGCGCCGAGTTGGCCCAGCGCTCGCACCTCCAGACCACGTTCGGCTGGGGGCCGCGGTTCCTGCACTCGACCGGCCAGTACCACAAGGGCGGTCACCAGAACGGCGTGTTCCTCCAGCTCACCGGGGCGTCCGAGGTCCAGCTGGACGTGCCGGGCCGCCCCTACGACCTGAGCACGCTCCAGCTCGCCCAGGCGCTGGGCGACGGCCAGGTGCTGGCCGAGCGCGGTCGTCCCGTGCTGCGGCTGCACCTGACCGACCGGGTCGCCGGGCTGGCGCAGCTCGTCGAGGCCATCCAGGAGGACGGGTCGTGA
- a CDS encoding HD family phosphohydrolase: protein MSTVSSAISASSISAASISEVESQVRRLCHDLAAKLQFHGWHHVSFVRDKAVHFARRNGADVPLVEVAALVHDVNYMVRKNSLPVDGRDLRLSILARAGVRPEVAARVDFVVEEAEMRTRHRGISLEAQALSDADTLFKALPVTPVVLAPKYLEENGITLRELAHKIVGEQQAKADDGYYFYDPEAAATYSRWATANLELWQCIVESLNDPTVDQLLTAVS from the coding sequence ATGAGTACGGTCTCGAGCGCGATCTCGGCGTCTTCGATCTCGGCGGCTTCGATCTCGGAGGTGGAGTCCCAGGTGCGGCGCCTGTGCCACGACCTGGCGGCGAAACTGCAGTTCCACGGCTGGCACCACGTGAGCTTCGTGCGCGACAAGGCCGTCCACTTCGCCCGGCGCAACGGCGCGGACGTGCCGCTGGTCGAGGTGGCGGCGTTGGTGCACGACGTGAACTACATGGTCCGGAAGAATTCGTTGCCAGTGGACGGTCGGGACCTGCGACTGTCCATCCTGGCGCGGGCCGGTGTCCGTCCCGAGGTCGCTGCTCGAGTCGACTTCGTGGTCGAGGAGGCCGAGATGCGGACGCGGCACCGCGGGATCTCACTGGAGGCGCAGGCGCTGTCGGACGCGGACACGCTGTTCAAGGCGTTGCCGGTGACACCGGTGGTGCTCGCGCCCAAGTACCTGGAGGAGAACGGCATCACCCTGCGGGAGCTGGCGCACAAGATCGTCGGCGAGCAGCAGGCGAAGGCCGACGACGGGTACTACTTCTACGACCCCGAGGCGGCGGCCACGTACTCGAGGTGGGCCACGGCGAACCTGGAGCTGTGGCAGTGCATCGTAGAATCGTTGAACGATCCGACTGTTGATCAACTACTGACCGCTGTTTCCTAA